A region of the Arsenicicoccus dermatophilus genome:
TGCGAGCAGCGGCCGGCGACGATCATCAGGTCGGCCTGGCGGGGGGTCGCGGAGAAGCGCTCCATGCCGTAGCGGGCGATGTCGAAGTCGGGGCCGCCGGAGGCCATCATCTCGATCGCGCAGCAGGCGAGCCCGAAGGTCGCGGGCCACATCGACCGGTGGAGCATCTGCCCCGCGACGGCCTCGAGGGTCGTCAGCGCGATGCCGGAAGGGATCTTGTCCTCGATACCCATGGGTCAGTCCCACTCCAATCCACCGCGGCGCCAGACGTAGGCGTAGGCGATGAAGACGGTCAGCATGAAAAGGACCACCTCGACGAGGGCGAACAGGCCAAGACGGTCGAAGGCCACCGCGAAGGGCAGCAGGAAGATCGACTCCACGTCGAAGATGATGAAGAGCATCGCGGTCACGTAGTACTTGACCGGGACCCGACCGCCACCCTCGGCGACCGGGCTGGGCTCGATGCCGCACTCGTAGCTGTCGAGCTTCGCGCGGTTGTAGCGACGCGGGCCGATGACCCCGAAGCCCAGGACCGACAGGGCCGCGAAGCCGATGCCCATCGCGAAGAGGAAGAGGATCGGCACGTACGGGTTGAGGCTCATCCCGCGTTGCACCCCTTTCGGTTGGTCTGCTGCGTCAACATCCTAGGGTCCGCCGACCCGTGCTGCTCACGGCCGTTCACGAGGACGGCACCACCCGCGTGAGCGCGGTGATGACCCGGTCGGTCACGCCGCCACCGTGCTCGTCCGCGAGG
Encoded here:
- a CDS encoding NADH-quinone oxidoreductase subunit A, with translation MSLNPYVPILFLFAMGIGFAALSVLGFGVIGPRRYNRAKLDSYECGIEPSPVAEGGGRVPVKYYVTAMLFIIFDVESIFLLPFAVAFDRLGLFALVEVVLFMLTVFIAYAYVWRRGGLEWD